The following coding sequences lie in one Methanopyrus sp. SNP6 genomic window:
- a CDS encoding DEAD/DEAH box helicase has product MTEGFEALPDDVQRVVYSRFKEPTPPQRVAIPEIIDGKNVLVIAPTSSGKTETAVLPVFSMVRELDEPGIKALYITPLRALNRDILRRIRWWGEKLGLEVAVRHGDTPQSERRRQAEDPPDVLLTTPETLQAILPGKRMREHLSHVRHVIVDEVNELAMDKRGVQLTLGLERLAEVAGDFQRIGLSAAVGSPDRVGKFLVGDRDVEVLEIEAERYLDVSVAHPTGPHEVKERLELIHELAKERDSVLVFTNTRQMAELLATRLKTEYDDVEVEIHHSSISREKRMEVEKRFKKGEIDILVCTSSLELGIDIGHVDLVIQYGSPRQVTRLTQRVGRAGRRRKRAEGLVITSNPDDLAEAAVICRRALKGSLEPTDIPEGCLDVLAHQLVGLCLDGHQVTIDYTLEVFRRAYPYRHLDAETLREVAEFLDDIEVLRVRGDRVYRTKDAWKYYYSNLSMIPDERHYRVVTENGGHVSVLDEPFVLEYLKPGIKFICAGRPWIVQDVDHDRYEVLVTPAEAVEGAIPSWVGEEIPVPYEVAREVGEGIGRVEAALEEGFTEAVEVAAETFGLGRREAKVLADLIRRQRDHSSVPLPGRPVIEDLGGTLVIHVYGGTNPNRTLEKVLGTLISGRLGTTVRTYSTPYKIVISAEKRAGLDADLLVECLETLPSDERGFHTLTLRIVEKSEVFKRRLVHVLKRFGAIEPDADYRDVSPRRLLKAFKGTPPYYETVSEVERDLDTSVAFRLVKELEEKAEIVRVRDPSPFAEHVLEGLGEVGRVTSGLLAAQVETLKRDLERRKLWLGCPNCGWRGRRSVETVKEEGLECPDCGATYLIAAKTEEGLEKLLKNSERARRVADLLESYGVKALEALAVPGVGPEAAAKVLRSTGGREPHFYRELLQERLRYLRTRRFWD; this is encoded by the coding sequence ATGACCGAAGGGTTCGAGGCGCTACCGGACGACGTACAGAGAGTGGTGTACTCGAGGTTTAAGGAGCCCACTCCACCCCAACGCGTAGCGATACCCGAGATTATTGACGGGAAGAACGTCTTGGTAATAGCCCCTACCAGCTCCGGCAAGACCGAGACCGCGGTACTACCTGTATTCTCAATGGTACGTGAACTCGACGAGCCTGGAATCAAGGCGCTCTACATCACTCCGTTGCGGGCCCTTAACAGGGACATACTACGAAGGATTCGATGGTGGGGGGAAAAGCTGGGTCTCGAGGTCGCGGTGCGCCACGGCGACACCCCGCAGAGCGAGCGGAGGCGTCAGGCGGAGGACCCACCGGACGTACTGCTCACGACTCCCGAGACCCTCCAAGCTATACTACCGGGTAAGCGCATGCGTGAGCACCTCTCCCACGTACGTCACGTTATCGTGGATGAAGTTAACGAGCTCGCCATGGACAAGCGCGGTGTACAACTGACGCTCGGACTGGAACGACTCGCCGAAGTGGCGGGTGATTTCCAACGTATCGGCCTCTCCGCCGCAGTAGGCTCGCCCGACCGCGTGGGTAAGTTCCTCGTCGGTGATCGCGACGTCGAGGTGTTGGAGATCGAGGCCGAGCGTTACCTGGACGTTTCCGTAGCTCACCCGACTGGACCGCACGAGGTTAAGGAACGGCTGGAACTGATCCACGAGCTGGCGAAGGAACGTGACTCCGTCCTCGTGTTCACCAATACCAGACAGATGGCCGAGCTACTCGCAACTCGTCTGAAAACTGAGTATGATGACGTTGAGGTGGAGATACATCACAGCTCAATATCGAGAGAGAAGCGCATGGAGGTCGAAAAAAGGTTCAAAAAAGGTGAGATCGACATCCTCGTATGCACCAGCTCACTGGAGCTCGGTATCGACATAGGTCACGTGGACTTGGTGATCCAGTACGGCTCGCCGCGTCAAGTAACACGACTCACGCAGCGAGTGGGGCGCGCGGGCCGTCGGCGTAAACGGGCTGAAGGTCTCGTGATAACGTCGAACCCCGACGATCTTGCGGAAGCTGCAGTGATATGTCGTCGGGCTCTGAAGGGATCCTTGGAGCCCACTGATATCCCTGAAGGTTGCTTGGACGTCCTCGCCCACCAGCTCGTGGGGTTGTGCCTGGACGGGCACCAAGTCACCATAGATTACACGCTGGAGGTGTTCAGACGCGCTTACCCATACCGCCACCTCGACGCTGAGACGCTCCGAGAGGTGGCCGAGTTCCTGGACGATATCGAGGTGCTCCGGGTGCGCGGTGACCGAGTGTACCGGACGAAGGACGCCTGGAAGTACTACTACTCGAACTTGAGCATGATCCCCGACGAGCGACACTACAGAGTGGTTACGGAGAACGGTGGACACGTTAGCGTCCTCGACGAGCCGTTCGTCCTCGAGTATTTAAAACCCGGTATCAAATTCATCTGCGCCGGTAGACCGTGGATCGTGCAGGACGTGGATCATGACCGCTACGAGGTGTTGGTGACGCCGGCCGAGGCCGTGGAGGGCGCCATACCCTCATGGGTTGGCGAGGAGATCCCCGTCCCGTACGAGGTGGCGCGCGAGGTGGGGGAAGGGATCGGGCGGGTCGAGGCGGCGCTGGAGGAGGGGTTCACCGAGGCCGTCGAGGTTGCGGCCGAAACCTTCGGTCTAGGACGTCGAGAGGCTAAGGTACTAGCCGACCTAATCCGTAGACAGCGGGATCACTCATCGGTGCCGCTTCCAGGGAGGCCCGTCATCGAGGATCTGGGTGGGACCCTGGTTATCCACGTGTACGGTGGTACGAACCCCAACCGCACCCTGGAGAAGGTCCTCGGGACTCTGATCTCGGGACGTCTGGGGACGACGGTCAGGACGTACTCGACTCCGTACAAGATCGTGATCTCGGCGGAGAAGCGGGCGGGACTCGACGCGGACCTCCTAGTGGAGTGTTTGGAGACGCTGCCTTCCGACGAACGCGGGTTCCACACCCTCACGCTCAGAATCGTCGAGAAATCCGAGGTCTTCAAGCGTCGACTGGTGCACGTCCTGAAGCGCTTCGGTGCGATAGAGCCGGACGCCGACTACAGGGACGTCTCACCACGACGTCTACTGAAGGCGTTCAAGGGGACGCCCCCGTACTACGAGACGGTCTCAGAAGTCGAGCGGGATCTCGACACCTCCGTGGCGTTCCGACTGGTGAAGGAGTTGGAGGAGAAGGCGGAGATCGTTCGAGTGCGTGACCCTTCCCCGTTCGCTGAGCACGTGTTGGAGGGACTCGGAGAGGTGGGGCGCGTGACCTCAGGACTCCTAGCCGCGCAGGTCGAGACGCTCAAGCGGGATCTGGAACGACGCAAGCTGTGGCTCGGCTGCCCGAACTGCGGCTGGCGTGGTCGACGCTCCGTCGAGACCGTCAAGGAGGAGGGTCTCGAATGTCCCGACTGCGGCGCCACGTACCTAATCGCCGCCAAGACAGAGGAGGGTCTAGAAAAGCTGCTGAAGAACTCCGAGCGCGCCCGGCGGGTGGCCGATCTGCTTGAGTCATACGGTGTCAAGGCTCTGGAAGCCCTCGCGGTGCCTGGTGTCGGGCCCGAGGCCGCGGCCAAGGTGCTCCGATCGACCGGCGGACGTGAGCCACACTTCTATCGTGAGCTACTGCAGGAGCGCCTCCGTTACCTCCGCACCCGTCGGTTCTGGGACTAG
- the cbiT gene encoding precorrin-6Y C5,15-methyltransferase (decarboxylating) subunit CbiT — protein sequence MDPSDLVIKGVPGPTKPVMKATVLAVLRPRPGERILEIGAGSGSLTLELARAVGPLGRVYAVEGNEEAIRSLERNVRDFCLRDRIEIVRGWAPEVLEDVGKVDAAVVSGSERLEEVLLALAERVRRAILLNAVTPETFSVAVKALDGWRRSCICMVWGEGKVLRRGTLFSGMRTSYLALFEPER from the coding sequence GTGGACCCCTCTGACTTGGTCATAAAGGGTGTCCCAGGCCCCACCAAGCCGGTGATGAAAGCGACGGTACTGGCCGTACTTCGACCGCGACCGGGCGAGAGAATCCTCGAGATCGGCGCGGGATCGGGCTCGCTAACCCTCGAGCTGGCCCGGGCGGTAGGACCTCTGGGCCGCGTGTACGCGGTGGAAGGAAACGAGGAAGCGATCCGATCGTTGGAGCGGAACGTTCGGGACTTCTGCCTGAGGGATCGTATAGAGATAGTACGCGGGTGGGCCCCAGAGGTCCTGGAGGACGTGGGCAAGGTGGACGCCGCCGTCGTATCCGGTTCCGAGCGGCTGGAAGAAGTGCTCCTCGCCCTCGCCGAGCGCGTGCGACGCGCGATACTGCTAAACGCTGTCACGCCTGAGACCTTCTCCGTGGCTGTCAAGGCGCTCGACGGCTGGCGACGATCCTGCATATGCATGGTATGGGGGGAGGGAAAGGTCCTCCGACGAGGGACGCTGTTCTCGGGGATGAGAACGTCCTATCTGGCGCTCTTCGAACCCGAGAGGTGA
- a CDS encoding precorrin-2 C(20)-methyltransferase, with the protein MNTGAPTLYGVGLGPGDPDLLTRKAVKIIKKVPVVMVPFVGAESRAARIVRAVDPEATVVGYYAPMTRDPEERDRAYSKAAKTLAKLLERFHEVAVCNLGDPTLYATFWHIVERIPLEDFEIELVPGIPAGLLCAARIGRPLAMESDKVLICTREPPEDLESTDTVILYKPTRRGIERLLRKGFEVYACRDLGFKGERVERVSAAEFEPNYLCTIVALRP; encoded by the coding sequence TTGAACACTGGAGCACCCACCCTATACGGAGTGGGCTTGGGCCCCGGGGATCCCGACCTGCTGACTCGTAAGGCGGTTAAGATTATAAAGAAGGTACCTGTCGTGATGGTGCCCTTCGTAGGCGCGGAGAGTCGAGCCGCCAGGATAGTGCGCGCCGTCGACCCGGAAGCCACAGTGGTTGGTTACTACGCACCGATGACCAGAGACCCGGAGGAACGTGATCGAGCGTACTCGAAGGCCGCTAAAACCCTGGCGAAACTGCTCGAGCGGTTTCACGAGGTGGCGGTCTGTAACCTCGGAGATCCTACCCTATACGCCACATTCTGGCACATCGTGGAGCGGATCCCGCTAGAGGACTTCGAGATAGAGCTGGTCCCTGGGATTCCCGCGGGACTCCTTTGTGCGGCCCGCATCGGCCGTCCCTTAGCGATGGAAAGTGATAAGGTCCTCATCTGCACTCGGGAACCGCCGGAAGACCTTGAAAGCACGGACACGGTGATACTCTATAAACCGACCCGGCGAGGCATCGAGAGGCTCCTCCGGAAGGGGTTCGAGGTCTACGCGTGCCGGGATCTGGGGTTCAAGGGAGAGCGAGTGGAGCGTGTAAGCGCGGCCGAGTTCGAGCCCAATTACCTGTGCACGATAGTCGCCCTCCGACCTTGA
- a CDS encoding DNA-directed DNA polymerase — protein MLRTVWVDYARKGEPDVILVGRREDGNPATLVVKGFRPYFYAEVEDGFDPSEVERLSGVVEVEEALLKHPYGGDRVELLRIVATHPKVVPKLREHVKKLDGVKEIYEADIPFVRRAAVDLNLPPASEVDVSDLDKGSWSGLPSYFADVEDARELDHRPYPIEDLVVASFDLEVLAEPGTTIKGASGPIIAISFAYRTPDGERHNYVITWKGEDESFEVDGVETEVIVCRSEAAALRRFFDEFRRVDPDVVFTYNGDEFDLPYLQHRARKLGIDVSPLARPAGKRGIILKHGGGRYASDIFGRAHVDLYHTARKNLKLERFTLEEAVKDVLGVEKGEMELADINEAWKRGDLDELMRYSAEDAHYTLELGLELAQVELELSYLTRLPLPDATRFSFGQLAEWRAIYKARKEDILIPNKPTRDEYKRRRRKAYKGAIVFEPEIGLHENVVCVDFASLYPNVMVAHNISPDTFDCDCCPRVTVEEVDNPTDATVAPDVGHKFCSRRKGFFPRLVERLIERRRELKRRLRELDIESHPHEAKILDVRQQAYKVLANSYYGYMGWANARWYCRECAESVTAWGRYYISEVRRIAEEKYGLKVVYGDTDSLFVKLPDADLEETIDRVKEFLKDVNGRLSVELELEDAYKRILFVTKKKYAGYTEDGKIVTKGLEMVRRDWAPVARETQRRVLKRILADNDPEAALKEIHEVLERLKSGDVDIEELAVTSQLTKKPSEYVQKGPHVRAALRLARHLGVEPEPGTIVRYVIVRGPGSVSDKAYPVELVREGEKEPDVDYYIEHQILPAVERIMQAIGYSRGQIVGETASQKTLDQFFG, from the coding sequence TTGCTCCGTACGGTGTGGGTAGATTACGCCAGGAAGGGCGAACCCGATGTCATCTTAGTAGGTCGGCGGGAGGACGGGAACCCGGCTACCCTCGTCGTTAAGGGGTTTCGTCCTTACTTCTACGCGGAGGTGGAGGATGGGTTCGATCCGTCCGAGGTGGAGCGTCTGAGTGGTGTAGTGGAGGTCGAAGAAGCCCTGTTGAAGCACCCCTACGGCGGCGACCGGGTGGAGCTCCTACGGATCGTCGCCACGCACCCTAAGGTCGTTCCCAAACTGCGCGAGCATGTCAAGAAGCTGGACGGCGTGAAGGAAATCTACGAAGCGGATATCCCCTTCGTACGCCGTGCCGCCGTCGACCTCAATCTGCCGCCCGCGTCCGAGGTCGACGTCTCTGACCTGGACAAGGGATCCTGGTCCGGACTTCCATCGTACTTCGCGGACGTCGAGGACGCCCGTGAGTTGGACCACCGCCCCTATCCGATCGAAGACCTCGTCGTCGCCAGCTTCGACCTCGAGGTGTTGGCGGAACCCGGAACGACGATTAAGGGAGCTTCGGGCCCTATCATCGCCATCAGCTTCGCGTACAGGACGCCTGATGGGGAGCGCCATAACTACGTGATTACCTGGAAGGGAGAAGACGAGTCGTTCGAAGTGGACGGAGTGGAAACCGAGGTCATCGTGTGCAGGTCGGAAGCCGCCGCGCTGCGGAGGTTCTTCGACGAGTTCCGCCGTGTCGATCCCGACGTAGTGTTCACCTACAACGGGGACGAGTTCGACCTGCCGTACCTGCAACATCGGGCCAGGAAGCTGGGTATCGACGTCTCTCCCCTGGCGCGGCCGGCGGGCAAGCGTGGGATCATACTGAAGCACGGGGGTGGCCGTTACGCCTCCGATATTTTCGGACGGGCTCACGTCGATCTGTACCACACGGCGAGGAAGAACCTCAAGCTGGAACGCTTCACGCTTGAGGAGGCCGTCAAGGACGTGCTCGGTGTGGAGAAGGGGGAGATGGAGCTAGCCGACATCAACGAGGCCTGGAAGCGCGGTGATCTGGACGAACTGATGAGGTATTCGGCCGAGGACGCTCACTACACCCTCGAGCTGGGACTCGAGCTGGCACAGGTCGAGCTGGAGCTCTCCTACCTGACACGACTGCCGCTGCCGGATGCGACTCGCTTCAGCTTCGGGCAGCTCGCGGAATGGAGGGCCATCTACAAAGCGCGCAAGGAGGATATCCTGATACCGAACAAGCCGACTCGAGACGAGTACAAGCGGCGGCGTCGCAAGGCGTACAAGGGAGCGATAGTGTTCGAGCCCGAGATAGGGCTCCACGAGAACGTGGTCTGCGTGGACTTCGCCAGTCTGTATCCCAACGTGATGGTCGCACACAACATCTCGCCCGACACGTTCGACTGCGACTGTTGTCCGCGCGTGACCGTCGAGGAGGTGGACAACCCCACGGACGCGACCGTGGCGCCGGACGTGGGTCATAAGTTCTGTAGTCGGCGTAAGGGTTTCTTCCCCCGGCTCGTGGAAAGACTCATCGAACGCCGGCGTGAACTCAAACGCCGTCTCCGGGAGCTCGACATTGAGTCGCATCCTCACGAGGCTAAGATCCTCGACGTACGACAGCAGGCGTACAAGGTCCTGGCCAACAGCTACTACGGCTACATGGGCTGGGCTAACGCGCGCTGGTACTGCCGTGAGTGTGCCGAGAGCGTCACTGCTTGGGGTCGCTACTACATCAGCGAGGTTCGAAGGATCGCGGAGGAGAAGTACGGGTTGAAGGTCGTGTACGGGGACACGGACTCGCTGTTCGTGAAGTTGCCTGACGCGGACTTGGAGGAAACCATCGATCGGGTGAAGGAGTTCCTGAAAGACGTCAACGGCCGCCTCTCCGTGGAACTGGAGCTGGAGGACGCCTACAAAAGGATCCTGTTCGTGACTAAGAAGAAGTACGCTGGGTACACCGAGGACGGGAAGATCGTTACGAAAGGTCTGGAAATGGTACGACGGGACTGGGCGCCCGTCGCCAGGGAGACGCAGCGTCGAGTCTTGAAGCGGATCTTAGCCGACAACGACCCTGAGGCGGCACTGAAGGAGATTCACGAAGTACTCGAGAGGCTGAAGTCAGGCGACGTCGACATCGAGGAGCTCGCGGTTACGTCCCAGCTCACGAAGAAGCCCTCAGAGTACGTTCAGAAGGGTCCCCACGTCAGGGCCGCGTTACGGCTCGCTCGGCATCTCGGAGTGGAGCCCGAACCGGGCACCATCGTGAGGTACGTCATCGTCCGCGGTCCAGGTAGTGTCAGCGACAAGGCGTATCCTGTGGAGCTGGTGCGGGAGGGGGAGAAGGAACCCGACGTCGATTACTACATCGAGCACCAGATACTGCCGGCCGTGGAGCGTATCATGCAGGCGATAGGTTATTCCCGCGGACAGATCGTCGGTGAGACGGCCTCGCAGAAGACGCTGGATCAGTTCTTCGGCTGA
- a CDS encoding radical SAM protein translates to MAILDGYTDEPAGLGVPPYLGTHPRYAYGAARAAGATEVRYVPIERVRSGDVDLNRFDVVVGICGVHTPGKYLGARPADLSEMLRILIEVDAVTVLGGPAAQSGHGRVGGKLPETEVEGVDIIARGDVEAVVYDLVSEGSPEAVDPDRRRSIEELREYSVKGALAAREHLDYPDAVIAELETYRGCPRFISGGCSFCTEVPRYGKPDFRPPEDVVEEVKALYRVGVRRFRVGRQPCVFSYMAEGIGETERPRPNPEALGKLFRGICTVAPDLVTLHVDNANPAVIAEHPVESREIAKVLVRYGTPGNVVAFGVETFDERVARKNNLNVESKEEVFRAIEVVTSVGGHRGWNGMPYLLPGLNFVCGLIGEDRERYRRDEDVLREMVKRGLRVRRINVRNVVPFPGTKMEEHGTKWLERNRERVTAFKRFVREEVDPVLLRRVLPKGTVLRRLRVEPREPEFARQVGSYPVACRLLAERKPGEWIDGLVVGHRARSVEVIPIPIRREDGPDVLAKLPGVGDREALDAFLKGRRPRVPYALRSWFTF, encoded by the coding sequence GTGGCCATTCTGGACGGATACACGGACGAGCCGGCGGGTTTAGGTGTACCACCCTACCTCGGTACTCACCCTAGGTACGCTTACGGCGCAGCCCGGGCCGCGGGAGCCACTGAGGTGCGGTACGTACCCATCGAGCGGGTGAGGTCAGGTGACGTCGATCTGAACAGATTCGACGTCGTGGTAGGTATCTGCGGAGTGCACACGCCTGGGAAGTACCTCGGCGCCCGACCGGCGGACCTCTCCGAGATGCTTCGTATCCTCATCGAGGTCGATGCCGTCACAGTTCTAGGCGGACCCGCGGCTCAGTCCGGGCACGGTCGAGTCGGCGGTAAGCTACCCGAGACCGAGGTCGAGGGCGTGGATATAATCGCCAGAGGTGACGTCGAGGCCGTGGTGTACGATCTAGTTTCCGAGGGCTCGCCTGAAGCCGTCGATCCCGATCGGAGGAGATCGATCGAGGAACTCCGGGAATACTCCGTGAAGGGGGCACTCGCAGCCCGCGAGCACTTGGACTATCCGGACGCGGTGATCGCTGAGCTAGAAACGTACCGTGGTTGCCCACGTTTCATATCTGGTGGGTGCTCGTTCTGCACCGAGGTTCCTAGGTACGGTAAGCCCGATTTCAGACCGCCGGAGGACGTCGTCGAGGAGGTGAAGGCACTGTACAGAGTGGGTGTCCGCAGGTTCCGAGTCGGACGACAACCTTGCGTGTTCTCTTATATGGCAGAAGGGATCGGAGAGACCGAGCGACCCCGACCGAACCCCGAGGCATTAGGGAAGCTCTTCAGAGGAATCTGCACCGTCGCTCCCGACCTCGTGACACTCCACGTGGACAATGCGAACCCGGCAGTGATAGCGGAGCACCCCGTCGAATCCCGTGAGATCGCGAAGGTGCTCGTCCGCTATGGCACTCCCGGCAACGTCGTGGCATTCGGCGTCGAAACATTCGACGAGCGGGTGGCGAGGAAGAACAACTTGAACGTGGAGTCCAAAGAGGAGGTGTTCCGGGCCATCGAGGTAGTAACATCCGTAGGCGGGCACCGCGGCTGGAACGGGATGCCGTACCTCCTGCCGGGGCTCAACTTCGTGTGCGGTCTCATCGGTGAGGACAGGGAGCGTTACCGTCGCGACGAAGATGTCCTCCGAGAGATGGTGAAACGTGGTCTCCGGGTGCGCCGGATCAACGTCAGGAACGTTGTACCCTTCCCGGGTACGAAGATGGAAGAGCACGGTACGAAGTGGCTCGAGCGCAACAGAGAGCGAGTGACCGCGTTCAAGCGCTTCGTCCGGGAGGAGGTGGATCCCGTCCTGCTCCGCCGAGTGCTACCGAAGGGCACCGTCTTGAGGCGCCTCCGAGTGGAACCCAGAGAACCGGAGTTCGCGCGGCAGGTGGGCTCTTACCCCGTGGCTTGCAGGTTGCTCGCAGAGCGGAAACCCGGTGAATGGATAGACGGCTTGGTGGTGGGTCACAGGGCCCGTTCCGTCGAGGTGATCCCGATACCGATACGTCGAGAGGACGGTCCGGACGTCCTAGCGAAGTTACCAGGAGTTGGTGATAGGGAGGCCCTAGATGCGTTCCTAAAGGGTCGGAGACCGCGAGTTCCCTACGCCCTGCGATCCTGGTTCACGTTCTGA